The Polynucleobacter sp. TSB-Sco08W16 genome includes a region encoding these proteins:
- the cysD gene encoding sulfate adenylyltransferase subunit CysD, translated as MSEQKLLDDHLDWLEAESIYIIREVVAQCSNPAMLFSGGKDSIVMFHLARKAFQFGDRPVKLPFPILHIDTGHNYPEVIQYRDDVVKNTGVKLIIGHVEDSIKKGTVRLRKETDSRNAAQAVTLLETIAEYEFDALMGGARRDEEKARAKERIFSFRDEFGQWDPKAQRPELWNLYNARIAKGENMRVFPISNWTELDIWQYIAREKLALPSIYYTHQREVVKKNNLLVPVTDVTPKAAGDVSEILSVRFRTVGDISCTCPVLSTAANPLEIIAETAITEITERGATRMDDQTNEASMERRKKEGYF; from the coding sequence ATGTCAGAACAAAAATTACTCGATGATCACTTAGATTGGCTAGAAGCTGAATCGATCTACATCATCCGAGAAGTGGTAGCCCAGTGCTCTAACCCAGCGATGCTCTTCTCAGGCGGCAAGGACTCCATTGTGATGTTCCACTTGGCTCGCAAGGCTTTTCAGTTTGGTGATCGTCCTGTCAAGTTACCTTTTCCAATTCTGCATATCGATACCGGTCATAACTACCCTGAAGTGATTCAATACCGTGATGACGTCGTTAAAAATACTGGTGTAAAACTTATTATTGGTCATGTAGAAGATTCCATCAAAAAAGGCACTGTACGCCTGCGCAAAGAAACTGACTCACGCAATGCGGCACAAGCTGTAACTCTGCTTGAAACTATTGCTGAATACGAATTCGATGCATTAATGGGTGGTGCGCGTCGTGATGAAGAAAAGGCTCGCGCTAAAGAGCGTATCTTCTCCTTCCGCGATGAGTTTGGCCAATGGGATCCAAAGGCCCAGCGCCCTGAACTCTGGAATCTCTATAACGCCCGTATCGCTAAAGGCGAGAATATGCGTGTGTTCCCCATCTCCAACTGGACTGAGCTCGATATCTGGCAATACATTGCCCGTGAAAAGTTAGCCTTACCCAGCATCTACTACACACACCAACGTGAGGTGGTGAAGAAGAATAATCTTTTGGTACCGGTCACCGATGTCACACCAAAAGCTGCTGGCGATGTTAGCGAAATCTTAAGCGTACGTTTTCGTACCGTTGGTGACATTAGCTGCACTTGCCCGGTATTGAGTACTGCAGCTAACCCGCTAGAGATTATTGCTGAGACAGCAATTACCGAAATCACTGAACGTGGTGCCACTCGCATGGACGATCAAACCAATGAGGCCTCGATGGAGCGCCGCAAGAAAGAAGGTTACTTCTGA